A genomic stretch from Microbacterium proteolyticum includes:
- a CDS encoding F0F1 ATP synthase subunit gamma: MGAQLRVYKQKISSAQTTKKITKAMELIAASRIQKAMARVRAASPFARAVTNAVSAVATYSTVDHPLTTERENIRRSALVIFTSDRGLAGAFNSQILREGLELAELLRSQGKEVVFYLVGRKAVGYFQFRRMPSVAQWVGDTDTPQFSTAEEISDAVLEAYRAGGENEGVDEIHLVYNRFVSMMTQSPESVRLLPLEVIEADASPAQSEVYPLYEFEPDAETVLDALLPTYVQSRIFNALLQSSAAKHAATQKAMKSASDNADKLITDYTRLRNNARQAEITQQIAEIVGGADALSSGK; this comes from the coding sequence CTGCTCAGACGACCAAGAAGATCACGAAGGCGATGGAGCTCATCGCGGCCTCGCGCATCCAGAAGGCGATGGCGCGTGTGCGCGCGGCATCGCCCTTCGCGCGGGCCGTCACGAACGCCGTCTCCGCGGTGGCCACCTACTCCACGGTCGACCACCCGCTGACGACGGAGCGTGAGAACATCCGTCGCTCCGCCCTGGTCATCTTCACCTCCGACCGCGGCCTCGCCGGCGCGTTCAACTCCCAGATCCTCCGCGAGGGTCTGGAGCTGGCCGAGCTGCTGCGGTCGCAGGGCAAAGAGGTCGTGTTCTACCTGGTCGGCCGCAAGGCCGTGGGCTACTTCCAGTTCCGGCGCATGCCGAGCGTTGCGCAGTGGGTCGGCGACACCGACACGCCGCAGTTCTCGACGGCGGAGGAGATCTCGGATGCCGTGCTCGAGGCCTATCGTGCCGGCGGCGAGAACGAGGGCGTCGACGAGATCCACCTCGTCTACAACCGCTTCGTCAGCATGATGACCCAGTCGCCTGAATCGGTGCGACTGCTCCCGCTCGAGGTGATCGAGGCCGACGCGTCTCCCGCGCAGTCCGAGGTCTACCCGCTGTACGAGTTCGAGCCGGACGCCGAGACCGTGCTCGACGCGCTTCTGCCGACGTACGTCCAGAGCCGGATCTTCAACGCCCTCCTGCAGTCGTCGGCCGCGAAGCACGCCGCGACCCAGAAGGCCATGAAGTCGGCCAGCGACAACGCCGACAAGCTCATCACCGACTACACCCGTCTGCGCAACAACGCACGCCAGGCGGAGATCACGCAGCAGATCGCCGAGATCGTCGGCGGCGCCGATGCCCTGTCATCCGGCAAGTAA
- a CDS encoding YaaA family protein encodes MLILLPPSETKRPGGDGAPLDLGAMALPSLRGPRDTVVDALIALSADVETAARVLKLSAKRRHEIDDNAAIRSAPTMPAMDRYTGVLFDALDARSLDAAARSWLGAHVLIHSAPFGPVGALDRIPAYRLAAGTSLPGAPALRRVWADAVHDALAAAAPAFVLDLRSEAYAALGPIPGHVPSAYVRVVSESDGGAVRALNHFNKHTKGEFVRALAADRPTIEDAAGLRSWALSAGWSVTGGDGDEINLFAR; translated from the coding sequence ATGCTCATCCTGCTTCCCCCGTCCGAGACGAAACGTCCAGGCGGTGACGGCGCCCCCCTCGATCTGGGCGCGATGGCCCTGCCGTCGCTCCGCGGCCCGCGCGACACCGTCGTCGACGCGCTCATCGCCCTGTCGGCCGATGTGGAGACGGCCGCGCGCGTGCTGAAGCTCAGCGCCAAGCGCCGCCACGAGATCGACGACAACGCCGCGATCCGGTCGGCCCCGACGATGCCGGCCATGGACCGATACACCGGCGTCCTCTTCGACGCGCTGGATGCCAGGTCCCTCGACGCCGCGGCCAGATCATGGCTGGGTGCGCACGTGCTGATCCACTCGGCGCCCTTCGGTCCCGTCGGCGCGCTGGATCGGATTCCCGCATACCGGTTGGCAGCGGGGACCTCCCTGCCGGGCGCGCCCGCGCTGCGTCGCGTCTGGGCCGACGCGGTGCACGACGCCCTCGCGGCCGCCGCGCCGGCTTTCGTCCTCGACCTGCGGTCCGAGGCCTACGCGGCTCTCGGTCCGATCCCGGGACACGTTCCGTCTGCTTATGTGCGCGTCGTGTCGGAAAGCGACGGGGGTGCCGTCCGGGCGCTCAATCACTTCAACAAGCACACGAAGGGGGAGTTCGTGCGCGCGCTGGCCGCGGATCGCCCGACGATCGAGGATGCCGCCGGCCTCCGGTCCTGGGCACTGTCGGCGGGATGGAGCGTGACCGGCGGCGACGGGGATGAAATCAACCTCTTCGCGAGGTGA
- a CDS encoding large exoprotein yields MSDSSYTYDDGSGLAALAFLIFLLPVILLSIFGGYIVSSFFLMKIFEKAGVQGKWRAWVPIYNTLVFVKLGDVSPWAYLIVVIGASVLSGIPFIGFIFGLVAIAASVVVAWRVGLKLGKDWPLLLLWLIPVVGTLIWLGILAFGSSRWNPAIAPAPWAGTIAADKTVWDGVPVQPGQQVTGSGPSGPGYDGPAAPPAAGPTPPPPGHTPPPAPPQY; encoded by the coding sequence ATGAGTGATTCGTCTTACACCTACGACGACGGAAGCGGGCTGGCCGCCCTCGCCTTCCTGATCTTCCTGCTGCCCGTCATCCTCCTCAGCATCTTCGGGGGCTACATCGTCTCGTCGTTCTTCCTCATGAAGATCTTCGAGAAGGCGGGCGTGCAGGGGAAGTGGCGAGCCTGGGTTCCGATCTACAACACGCTCGTCTTCGTGAAGCTCGGTGATGTGTCGCCCTGGGCGTACCTCATCGTGGTCATCGGTGCCAGCGTGCTGAGCGGCATCCCGTTCATCGGTTTCATCTTCGGCCTCGTCGCCATCGCGGCCAGCGTCGTCGTGGCCTGGCGGGTGGGCCTGAAGCTCGGAAAGGATTGGCCGCTCCTGCTGCTGTGGCTCATCCCGGTCGTCGGAACCCTCATCTGGCTCGGCATCCTCGCTTTCGGGTCGTCGCGCTGGAACCCCGCCATCGCCCCCGCTCCGTGGGCGGGCACGATCGCCGCGGACAAGACGGTGTGGGACGGTGTCCCCGTGCAGCCGGGTCAGCAGGTCACGGGCTCCGGCCCCAGCGGACCCGGGTACGACGGACCCGCGGCTCCGCCCGCGGCGGGCCCGACGCCGCCGCCTCCCGGCCACACGCCTCCTCCCGCACCGCCGCAGTACTGA
- a CDS encoding F0F1 ATP synthase subunit epsilon, with translation MALRVSLVSADAEVWTGEASLVVAKTVEGEIGFMQGHEPVLAILSQGEVRITRADGSKILASAEDGFLSMANDELTIVAGNAALVS, from the coding sequence ATGGCGCTTCGCGTGAGCCTGGTGTCGGCCGACGCCGAGGTGTGGACGGGTGAGGCATCGCTCGTCGTCGCCAAGACGGTCGAGGGCGAGATCGGTTTCATGCAGGGCCACGAGCCGGTGCTGGCCATCCTGTCCCAGGGCGAGGTGCGCATCACCCGCGCCGATGGCTCGAAGATCCTGGCCAGCGCCGAGGACGGGTTCCTGTCGATGGCCAATGACGAACTCACGATCGTCGCAGGAAACGCTGCCCTCGTCTCCTGA
- a CDS encoding aldo/keto reductase, with amino-acid sequence MTPSPIPLRPVGRSGLRVSAVGLGCNNFGRAGTATETLDGTRAVLDAALDAGVTFLDTADIYGRSFGLSETLMGEALAGRRDEVVLATKFGHADLAPALPGGAKGSRAHVRRAVEDSLRRLRTDWIDLYQLHTPDPSTPIDETLDALGDLVREGKVRYIGHSNFSGWQIAEADAAATGVRFVSAQNQYSLLARAAEREVLPAAAHFGLGFLPFFPLHNGLLTGKFSRDGGPESSRIMRQRPHLWRDAPWDALERYRAFCDERSITMLEATFGWFLANPVVSSVIAGATSAEQVRANAAAASAWAPTAADLAEIDGILGLPLDPAAG; translated from the coding sequence ATGACGCCCTCACCGATTCCTCTCCGTCCGGTGGGCCGCTCCGGTCTGCGTGTCTCCGCGGTCGGGCTCGGCTGCAACAACTTCGGTCGGGCGGGTACCGCCACCGAGACGCTCGACGGCACCCGCGCGGTGCTCGATGCGGCCCTCGACGCCGGCGTCACCTTCCTCGACACCGCCGACATCTACGGCCGGTCGTTCGGTCTGTCGGAGACGTTGATGGGGGAGGCCTTGGCCGGCCGGCGCGACGAGGTGGTGCTGGCGACGAAATTCGGTCACGCCGATCTTGCGCCCGCGCTCCCCGGTGGTGCCAAGGGATCGCGCGCCCACGTGCGCCGTGCGGTGGAGGACTCCCTCCGGCGTCTCCGCACGGACTGGATCGACCTCTACCAGTTGCACACGCCCGACCCCTCGACTCCGATCGACGAGACGCTCGACGCACTCGGCGACCTGGTGCGCGAGGGGAAGGTGCGCTATATCGGGCACTCGAACTTCTCGGGCTGGCAGATCGCCGAGGCCGACGCGGCGGCGACGGGCGTGCGCTTCGTCTCTGCGCAGAACCAGTACAGTCTCCTCGCGCGCGCCGCAGAGCGCGAGGTGCTGCCGGCCGCGGCGCATTTCGGGCTCGGCTTCCTGCCGTTCTTCCCGCTGCACAACGGACTCCTGACGGGCAAGTTCTCCCGCGACGGCGGACCCGAAAGCAGTCGCATCATGCGCCAGCGCCCGCATCTGTGGCGTGACGCCCCCTGGGACGCTCTGGAGCGCTACCGCGCGTTCTGCGACGAGCGGAGCATCACCATGCTGGAGGCCACGTTCGGATGGTTCCTGGCCAACCCGGTCGTCTCGAGCGTCATCGCCGGTGCCACCAGCGCCGAGCAGGTGCGCGCGAACGCGGCAGCGGCCTCCGCGTGGGCCCCGACCGCCGCGGACCTCGCCGAGATCGACGGCATCCTGGGCCTTCCCCTCGACCCGGCGGCGGGATGA